A single Phragmites australis chromosome 4, lpPhrAust1.1, whole genome shotgun sequence DNA region contains:
- the LOC133915309 gene encoding transcription factor PHYTOCHROME INTERACTING FACTOR-LIKE 13-like isoform X1: MMIDGWTVRCSSSFSRTKSREDMDGNGRSAANQKKPIVTDDDLVELLWHNGSIVAQPQAHQRPAPSDRPSSSGLTGEETAAWFPDTLDDALEKNLYTQLWYSSIANPSPHHGDTFPGPSSQPPTALAHLARPPMGSGVESSWAGDICSTFCGSNQVTRMPVGGSGEDAALPSEAPRGAGTGTGTGTSSSGRSGSNFGGSGLPSDSVHVHKRKGRCRDDSGSQSEDAECEATEETKSSRRYGSKRRTRTAEVHNLSERRRRDRINEKMRALQELIPHCNKTDKASILDETIEYLKSLQMQIQIMWMTSGMAPMMFPGAHQFMPPMALGMNSACIPAAQGLSQMPRVPHMNHPQPNHIPLNPSPAMNPLNAANRMQNIHLSEASNHFLHPDGGQTAAPQVPGPHAYGPQIAQAAQHNRIPEVPASTLVPTSRAGQPPTYDGV, from the exons ATGATGATTGATGGATGGACTGTGAGATGTTCATCTTCTTTCTCCAGGACCAAGAGTCGTGAGGACATGGACGGCAATGGGAGATCGGCGGCGAATCAAAAGAAGCCCATCGT CACGGACGACGATCTCGTGGAGCTGCTATGGCACAACGGGAGTATCGTCGCGCAGCCCCAGGCGCACCAGAGGCCGGCGCCCTCCGACCGCCCGAGCAGCAGCGGCCTCACCGGCGAGGAGACCGCCGCGTGGTTCCCGGACACCCTTGACGACGCGCTGGAGAAGAACCTGTACACGCAGCTGTGGTACAGCAGCATCGCCAACCCCAGCCCGCACCACGGGGACACGTTCCCAGGCCCTAGCTCACAGCCCCCGACGGCGTTGGCGCACCTGGCGAGGCCGCCGATGGGGAGCGGCGTCGAGTCGAGCTGGGCCGGCGATATCTGCTCGACCTTCTGCGGCAGCAACCAGGTGACCAGAATGCCAGTGGGGGGCAGTGGGGAGGACGCGGCATTGCCGTCGGAGGCGCCGCGCGGGGCtggcaccggcaccggcaccggcacgTCGTCGTCCGGCAggtccgggagcaactttgggGGATCCGGGTTGCCGAGTGACAGCGTCCATGTCCACAAGAGGAAAGGGAGGTGCAGAGACGACTCGGGTAGTCAGAGTGAG GATGCTGAGTGTGAAGCAACAGAGGAGACCAAATCATCGAGGAGATATGGGTCGAAGCGCAGGACTCGCACAGCTGAAGTTCATAATCTCTCAGAGAGG AGAAGAAGGGACCGGATCAATGAAAAGATGCGCGCGTTGCAGGAGCTGATACCGCACTGCAACAAG ACTGACAAAGCATCGATATTAGATGAGACAATAGAGTATCTGAAGTCTCTCCAAATGCAGATTCAG ATCATGTGGATGACTTCCGGGATGGCGCCAATGATGTTTCCTGGTGCTCACCAATTCATGCCACCAATGGCTCTGGGCATGAATTCAGCTTGCATCCCGGCAGCACAAGGCCTAAGTCAGATGCCAAGAGTACCACACATGAACCATCCCCAGCCAAATCACATCCCTTTGAACCCGTCTCCAGCTATGAATCCACTGAATGCTGCGAACCGGATGCAAAATATTCACCTCAGCGAGGCAAGCAATCACTTCCTTCACCCAGATGGTGGGCAAACAGCGGCACCACAG GTACCAGGACCCCATGCTTATGGACCTCAAATAGCACAAGCTGCACAGCACAATAGGATACCAGAAGTGCCAGCTAGTACTCTTGTGCCAACTTCTAGGGCAGGACAACCGCCTACTTATGATGGAGTTTAG
- the LOC133915309 gene encoding transcription factor PHYTOCHROME INTERACTING FACTOR-LIKE 13-like isoform X2, whose translation MDGNGRSAANQKKPIVTDDDLVELLWHNGSIVAQPQAHQRPAPSDRPSSSGLTGEETAAWFPDTLDDALEKNLYTQLWYSSIANPSPHHGDTFPGPSSQPPTALAHLARPPMGSGVESSWAGDICSTFCGSNQVTRMPVGGSGEDAALPSEAPRGAGTGTGTGTSSSGRSGSNFGGSGLPSDSVHVHKRKGRCRDDSGSQSEDAECEATEETKSSRRYGSKRRTRTAEVHNLSERRRRDRINEKMRALQELIPHCNKTDKASILDETIEYLKSLQMQIQIMWMTSGMAPMMFPGAHQFMPPMALGMNSACIPAAQGLSQMPRVPHMNHPQPNHIPLNPSPAMNPLNAANRMQNIHLSEASNHFLHPDGGQTAAPQVPGPHAYGPQIAQAAQHNRIPEVPASTLVPTSRAGQPPTYDGV comes from the exons ATGGACGGCAATGGGAGATCGGCGGCGAATCAAAAGAAGCCCATCGT CACGGACGACGATCTCGTGGAGCTGCTATGGCACAACGGGAGTATCGTCGCGCAGCCCCAGGCGCACCAGAGGCCGGCGCCCTCCGACCGCCCGAGCAGCAGCGGCCTCACCGGCGAGGAGACCGCCGCGTGGTTCCCGGACACCCTTGACGACGCGCTGGAGAAGAACCTGTACACGCAGCTGTGGTACAGCAGCATCGCCAACCCCAGCCCGCACCACGGGGACACGTTCCCAGGCCCTAGCTCACAGCCCCCGACGGCGTTGGCGCACCTGGCGAGGCCGCCGATGGGGAGCGGCGTCGAGTCGAGCTGGGCCGGCGATATCTGCTCGACCTTCTGCGGCAGCAACCAGGTGACCAGAATGCCAGTGGGGGGCAGTGGGGAGGACGCGGCATTGCCGTCGGAGGCGCCGCGCGGGGCtggcaccggcaccggcaccggcacgTCGTCGTCCGGCAggtccgggagcaactttgggGGATCCGGGTTGCCGAGTGACAGCGTCCATGTCCACAAGAGGAAAGGGAGGTGCAGAGACGACTCGGGTAGTCAGAGTGAG GATGCTGAGTGTGAAGCAACAGAGGAGACCAAATCATCGAGGAGATATGGGTCGAAGCGCAGGACTCGCACAGCTGAAGTTCATAATCTCTCAGAGAGG AGAAGAAGGGACCGGATCAATGAAAAGATGCGCGCGTTGCAGGAGCTGATACCGCACTGCAACAAG ACTGACAAAGCATCGATATTAGATGAGACAATAGAGTATCTGAAGTCTCTCCAAATGCAGATTCAG ATCATGTGGATGACTTCCGGGATGGCGCCAATGATGTTTCCTGGTGCTCACCAATTCATGCCACCAATGGCTCTGGGCATGAATTCAGCTTGCATCCCGGCAGCACAAGGCCTAAGTCAGATGCCAAGAGTACCACACATGAACCATCCCCAGCCAAATCACATCCCTTTGAACCCGTCTCCAGCTATGAATCCACTGAATGCTGCGAACCGGATGCAAAATATTCACCTCAGCGAGGCAAGCAATCACTTCCTTCACCCAGATGGTGGGCAAACAGCGGCACCACAG GTACCAGGACCCCATGCTTATGGACCTCAAATAGCACAAGCTGCACAGCACAATAGGATACCAGAAGTGCCAGCTAGTACTCTTGTGCCAACTTCTAGGGCAGGACAACCGCCTACTTATGATGGAGTTTAG